The following coding sequences lie in one Apium graveolens cultivar Ventura chromosome 1, ASM990537v1, whole genome shotgun sequence genomic window:
- the LOC141716039 gene encoding exopolygalacturonase-like encodes MSASSMAILVTFSQLIVFTLISSCTAQRGSNAKFFDVTAYGAVANGKDDNSKQFLRAWGDACQWNGNSVMIIPKGIYQLNPVEFTGPCKGSIVVRIVGDLKASTDISVQYWISFKHVDWLLVEGSGTVDGQGAAVWSRDDCKHNGRVCNPLPISMGFNFVKNSKIANLNMINSKSVHLKLYRSQQVMISGVKITAPENSPNTDGINIAESQDIKVQDCNIACGDDCVSMLNGNQNVEVFNVACGPGHGISVGSLGQSVGDGKSVGVTGLHVKNCTLRGTENGLRIKTWAPSDPGLVSDFLFEDIHMENADNPIIIDQHYCPSHSCNNQAQSSIQIKNVTFVNIWGQSSTPVAVNIQCSSKVPCSEFKLQNINLAYNGREGVAKSECLNVHGQSFGQEHPSGCF; translated from the exons ATGTCTGCATCATCAATGGCAATTCTTGTTACATTTTCGCAACTCATCGTATTTACGTTGATTAGCTCTTGTACTGCACAAAGAGGCTCCAATGCCAAGTTTTTCGATGTTACAGCATACGGTGCTGTGGCTAATGGAAAGGATGATAACTCGAAG CAATTTTTGAGAGCATGGGGAGATGCATGCCAATGGAATGGCAATAGTGTGATGATTATACCTAAGGGGATATACCAGCTTAATCCTGTAGAGTTTACGGGACCGTGCAAAGGTTCCATTGTTGTGAGGATCGTTGGTGATCTTAAGGCTTCTACTGACATTTCTGTGCAATATTGGATTAGTTTTAAACACGTTGATTGGTTGCTGGTTGAAGGAAGTGGTACTGTGGATGGTCAAGGTGCTGCTGTTTGGAGTAGAGACGATTGCAAGCATAACGGCAGAGTCTGTAACCCTCTTCCTATA TCGATGGGATTCAATTTTGTCAAAAACTCAAAGATTGCCAACTTGAATATGATCAACAGCAAAAGTGTTCACTTGAAGTTATATAGAAGCCAACAAGTGATGATTAGCGGAGTCAAAATTACAGCTCCAGAGAACAGTCCAAATACTGATGGGATAAATATAGCCGAATCTCAGGACATAAAAGTCCAGGACTGCAACATTGCTTGTGGTGACGATTGTGTATCCATGCTTAACGGAAATCAAAATGTGGAAGTTTTTAATGTTGCCTGCGGACCTGGCCATGGCATTAGTGTGGGGAGCCTTGGACAGAGTGTTGGAGATGGAAAGAGCGTGGGTGTTACCGGATTGCATGTTAAAAATTGTACTCTCAGAGGTACTGAAAATGGCTTGAGGATCAAAACATGGGCACCGTCTGACCCTGGCTTGGTCAGTGATTTTTTGTTCGAAGATATACACATGGAGAATGCTGATAATCCTATTATCATCGATCAACATTATTGCCCCAGTCACAGTTGTAACAACCAG GCACAATCCTCAATTCAAATAAAGAATGTGACATTCGTAAACATATGGGGACAATCAAGTACACCAGTAGCCGTAAATATCCAATGTAGCAGCAAAGTGCCTTGTTCTGAGTTCAAGCTCCAAAATATAAATCTGGCCTACAATGGAAGAGAAGGAGTAGCAAAATCAGAGTGTTTGAATGTCCATGGTCAATCCTTTGGTCAAGAGCATCCTTCTGGTTGTTTTTAA